TAACAAGATGACAGAAACATTTAAACATCAAAGTGTTTTATTAAAAGAAACGGTTGATGCCTTAAATGTTCAGCCAGATGGGATTTACGTTGATGCAACACTAGGTGGTGGCGGTCATAGTGAATACTTATTGTCACAATTAACAACCGGACATCTTTATTCATTTGATCAAGACGACCACGCACTTGAAAGTAGTCGCCAACGGTTAGCGAAGTATGCGGATGCAGGCCAAGTGACATTTATTAAGAGTAACTTTCGTTTTTTGAAAGCAGCACTCGCTGAACAAGGCATCACGAAGATTGATGGCATTTTATACGACTTAGGGGTTTCATCACCACAGTTTGATGATGCCCAACGTGGTTTTAGTTATAAAAAAGAAGCGCCACTGGACATGCGTATGGATCAAGGCGCCGAGTTAACAGCGTATACAATCGTTAACGAATGGTCTTATCAACAATTGATTAAAATTTTCTTCAGATATGGTGAAGAAAAATTCTCAAAGCAAGTGGCTCGTAAAATTGAACAACAACGAGAAATTGCACCAATTGAAACAACAATCCAATTAGCAGATTTAATTAAAGAAGCAATCCCAGCACCGGCAAGACGGACGGGGGGGCATCCAGCTAAGCGGATTTTCCAAGCAATCCGAATTGCGGTTAATGATGAATTAGGCGCCATTGAAGACTCAGTCGAACAAGCTATTCCATTGGTCAAGGTTGGCGGTCGGATTAGTATCATTACGTTCCAATCATTGGAAGACCGTTTAGTGAAAACAATGTTTAAAGAACAAGCGACATTACCTGATATTCCTAAAGGATTACCGATTATGCCGGGCACTGAAAAGACTGTTTTAAAACTGGTTAATCGTAAACCAATCCTACCAACAGAAGACGAGTTAACGGTTAACCACCGGGCACACAGTGCTAAGTTAAGAGTAGCTGAAAAACAAAAAGAAATAGACTAGAAGGAATGATTATGATGGCAACCAATGCAGCTCGCCAACTAACGACCCCAGAAAGTATTCCGAGTCAGGTTCAAGAACCTGCTCGTCAATCAGCGCAACAAACAACTCAAAAAGTAGCTTATTCAACACTTGAAAAATTAGCCGTCACCGTGATTGGGATTGCTTTTTTTGCAATGTTGGTGAGTTTGCTCTCGACTAAAATCGCAGTGGTTAATGCGCAACGAACATTAGAAAATACCACCCAAGATATGAGTCAGACACGTGCTAAAAATAATGATTTAAAACAAGAAATCGGAGAATTAACCAGCTCCGATCGTTTAGATGCCTTTGCTAAGAAAAATAATCTGAAATTAAACGAAAACAATATTCGGAATGTGGCTAAATGAGAAATTTATTTAGGACACATAGGAGTCCACGACAGAATCGACGCATATTTGGCGAAGTTTTATTGCTGATTATCGCGGCGATTTTTCTGATTTTCATGGGTCGTTTTGCGTACATCGCTGCAACCGGGCATATTGCAGGGGTTGATTTGACTAAACGATCAAACAAGAAATATGAAGGGGACTCCGTTATTCGAGCACAACGCGGCACAATCTATGATTCATCGGGCAATGTTTTAGCACAAGATACCAATGCCTATGCCGTATATGCGGTATTGAGTCATGATTACGTTACTGCGGATAAAAAACCACTATATGTGACAGATAAAAAAAAGACAGCAAAGGCGCTCAGCAAGTACCTTCCCATGAGTGAGGCTAATATTTATAAGCAATTGACGCCAAAAAATAAGGCCGTTTATCAAGTGGAATTTGGAAGTGCCGGGCAAAATTTATCCCTTAGTATTAAACGGAAAATTGAAAAACAAAATTTAACTGGGATTTATTTTAAAGAATCGCCAACGCGTTTATACCCTAATGGGACTTTTGCGTCGCATGTGGTGGGGATTGCGCAGACACCTAAAGGGTCCGAAGATAGTGGTAATCAAGATTTAGTGGGTGTCATGGGTGTTGAAAAATATTTCAATGAACAACTAACCGGTCAAGATGGCTATAAAAATCTGACGAAAGATTCGTATGGTTATTCAATTAATCAGAACAAAAATAAAGTCAAAGCTGCTAAAAACGGCCAAGATGTGTACTTAACATTAGATTCACGACTTCAGTCCTATTTAGAGAGTCTATTGAGTAAGGTTAATAAAAAATACCAACCGGCGAGCATGAACGCCGTTTTAATGAATGCTAAGACCGGCGAAATTTTAGCGGCCTCACAACGACCAACGTTTAACGCAAGTACTAAAAAAGGAATTGGTGATGTTTGGCGCGACACCTTGGTCGAAGATGGTTACGAACCGGGTTCGGTTTTGAAGATTGCGACACTGTCAGCCGCAATTGATTCCGGTCATTATAATCCAGATCAATACTATAAATCGGGTTCTGTGTTGGTCAGTGGTAAGAAAATTAGTGATTGGCAGACCGCTGGGTGGGGAATGATTCCACTTAGTCAAGCGTTTGCCCGTTCAAGTAACGTTGGGATGGTCAAACTAGAGCAGGAAATGGGTGCTCAGACTTGGAAGTCTTATATTGAAAAATTTGGGTTCCTTAAGAAAACGGGGATCGAATTACCAGGTGAGACAGCGGGTACCTTGCAATATGAACGGCCATTGGATCAAGCGACAACCTCATTTGGCCAAGGGATTAATGTCAATGTGATGCAGATGTTGCAAATGACAAGTGCCATCGCTAATAACGGGACCATGATTAAACCGCAAATTTTGGCGGGCGTTGGTCAAGAACACCAAATCACACCGATTAAGGCTGGTAAGCCAATCAAAGCTAGCACGGCTAAGAAAGTCATGCAAAATATGGAAGACGTGGTTTACAAAGATTATGGGACGGGGCAGGTTTACCAAATTCCGGGTTATAAAATTGCAGCTAAAACTGGGACCGCCCAAATTACGGATCCGAACGGTGGCTATTTAACCGGTGCTAGCAACTACATCTTCTCAGTATCGGGGATTGCTCCAGCTGATGATCCCAAATATGTTTTATATATTACAATGAAGCAACCGGGCAATATGACGGATAGTGCGGAAACGATTTTATCGCAGGTCTTTAATCCAATGATGAAACGAGCGCTAGAATATACGAAGGAAGCTGAAAAAGATAAGCAACAACAAGTTAAAGTGGCCTCTGTTTTGAGTCAATCAACTAAAGATGCGCAAAAGAGATTAGAAGCGCAAAACTTAAAGACAACATTGGTGGGTAGTGGCAATCTCGTCGTGCAACAATTACCAAAAGCCGGCAGTGTCATTTTACCGAACCAACGGGTCTTATTGATGACCAACGGTGCCATGACGATGCCCGATGTTAATGGTTGGTCAAAAAACGACTTATTGAAACTAGCACAATTAACCGGTATTGATGTTGATATCAAGGGCAGTGGATATGCTTATCATCAAAGTCTAGCGGTCAATAGTTTGTTAGACGGCGTCAAGCAAATTAAGGTACAATTAAAATAGTCAAATAAGAGTGGATTAAAGGAGTTTATATCATGTTAACGGGACAATTTTTAATACCCCTAATGAGTGGGTTTGTAATCACGGTGATCTTCATGCCGTTGTTCATCGGTTATTTACGGTTTAAAAAAGAAGGGCAAACCATTCGTGATGAAGGCCCTAAGTGGCACGCTAAAAAGAATGGGACGCCAACGATGGGTGGGTTGGTGTTCATCATTGCCGCAGTGATTTCTAGTATCTGGGTTGCTATCTGGTTGCAACAATTGACCAATAGTTTATGGATTGCGTTATTCATCTTGGTACTATATGGTTTACTTGGCTTTTCAGATGACTTTATCAAAGTTTTTAAAAAGCAAAATCTTGGTTTGCGGGCTTGGCAAAAACTAGCCGGTCAAATCTTGGGTGGCGCTGTTTTCTTAGCGGTTTATTTCCACGAAGGTTTCAGCCACGCACTTAATATGCCATTCATCGGCACAATTTCTAGCAGCTGGTTTTTTAGTTTATTTGTTATCGTATGGTTGGTTGGTTTTTCAAACGCGGTTAATTTAGCGGATGGGATTGACGGCCTGGTTGCTGGGTTAGCAATCGTGTCGTTCACAACTTATACGATTATTGCTTTTAGACAAAATCAAATCGACGTTGCGATTTTTGGCTTAACAATTATTGGGGGCTTGATTGGATTCTTAATCTTTAATCACAAGCCAGCTCAAATTTTCATGGGTGACGTTGGTTCATTAGCCCTTGGTGGGGCGTTGGCAGCCATGTCAATTCTCTTACACCGTGAATTCTCACTATTATTAATTGGCCTGGTTTATGTCATTGAAACGGCCAGTGTGATGCTTCAAGTTGCTTCATTCAAACTATTCCATAAACGAATCTTTAAAATGAGTCCCATCCACCATCACTTTGAAATGTCTGGTTGGAGCGAATGGCGTATTGATATCAGTTTTTGGGTATTTAGTATTATCTGTTCAGCAATTTATCTGTTAATTTTTTAGAAGAGGGCGAATTCGATGAGAACCATCGCAACATATCAAAATCAATCTGTTTTAGTATTAGGACTCGGTAAAAGTGGCATCAATGCTGCTAAGCTATTATTACAATTAGGCGCAAAAGTCACTGTTAATGACGGCCAAGATCAAGAAGATACACCAGCAGTCGCTGAATTACGGGCACTGGGGGCAACCGTTATTACGGGGAGTCATCCAATTGCTTTATTTGAAGAAGGATTTCAGTACCTCTTTAAAAACCCAGGGATTCGCTATGATAATCCAATGGTAGCAGAAGCGATTAAACGTGAGATTCCGGTCTTAACGGAACCTGAACTGGCTTATGAAGTTTCTGAAGCTGATTGGGTGAGCGTGACTGGCTCAAACGGTAAAACAACTACCACGACTTTAATTGCCTTAATGTTGAATTATCAACGCGCACAAGGTCATGCTTATGCTGCTGGTAACATTGGGATCCCCTTGAGTGAAGTCGCTCAAAAAGCAACGGCCCAAGATACAATGGTCACTGAATTATCAAGTTTCCAATTGATGGGCACCACAACGGTTAGACCCAAGGTGGCGGTCTTAACGAATATCTACGAGGCCCATCTTGATTATCACGGCTCACGTGAAAATTACGTGCAAGCCAAGATGCGAATTGTCCAAAATCAAACAGCTTCGGATTACTTTGTTGTGAACTGGGACTTACCAGAATTAAGAACTTTAAGCCAACAAACTAAAGCGCAAGTGGTGCCATTTTCTAGATTAGGCGCTTCGGAAGCAGGCGCTTATGTCAAAGATGGCCAATTATGTTTTAAAGGTGAAGTCATCATGCCAGTGACCGATATTAATGTGCCTGGCGATCATAATGTTGAAAATGCCTTAGCAGCACTGGCAGCCGCTAAGTTAATGGGCCAATCAAACGAAGCGATTATTGAAGTTCTAACGACCTTTACAGGCGTTAAACACCGGATGCAATTTGTTAAAGAATTTGCCGGTCGTCGTTTCTATAACGATTCAAAAGCGACCAATATGGAAGCGACAGAGGTTGCTTTGAAGAGTTTCAAACAACCTATCGTCCTCATTGCTGGGGGCCTTGATCGCGGCTTTACGTTTGACCCATTAACTGATTTGTTGAAAGCCCATGTCAAGGCGATTATCCTTTATGGTGAAACCAAGCAATTGTTGGCGCAAACGGCCAAGGAAGCCGGGATTGAAACGATTGAAATTGTTGATCAATTAACTGAAGCGGTGCCCGCAGCTTATGCAGCGAGCCAAGAGGGTGATGTGATCTTATTATCACCTGCTTGTGCCAGTTGGGATCAATTCAAAACGTTTGAAGAACGTGGCGATGTCTACATTGATGCGGTTGAACAAATTACAGAATAAATTGGAGATTTAATAATGAGAGTAATGATATCTGGCGGTGGCACAGGTGGCCACATTTACCCAGCACTAGCCTTAATTGAACGTCTAAAACAACGTGGTTTGTTAGATGCCGTATTATATGTCGGAACAGAGCGTGGTTTAGAAAGTAAAATCGTGCCTGATCAGGGTATCGCTTTTAAAACACTCGAGATTCAAGGGTTTAAACGCTCAATGAATCTTAATGGGATTAAAACTAATCTTAAAACAATCGAATTATTTATGAGCAGTATTAAGTCTGCTAAAAAAATGATTAAAGAATTCAAACCAGATGTGGTTATTGGTACCGGTGGTTATGTATCAGGTTCCCTGTTATATGCGGCTAGTCGTTTAAAAGTACCAACGATTATTCATGAACAAAATTCAGCAGCCGGCGTGACGAATAAATTCTTAGCACGATTTGTTGATAAAGTGGCGATTTCTTTTGAGTCTGTCAGCGACCAATTTCCAATGCACAAAGTCGTTTTAACAGGGAATCCACGGGCCCAACAAGTGGCCGGAATGGTCCCCAATGAACGCTTAAGCGAATTTGGTTTAAAAACAGATAGTCCGACTGTCATGATTTTTGGTGGTAGTCGTGGCGCACCAAGTATCAATAAGGCATTTATTGATGCGGTGCCACTTTTAAACGAACGCGACTATCAAGTCCTATTCGTATCTGGTCAAGTCCATTATGAAAATGTGCAAGCAGCCTTGGCTAACACTACTTTGAATAGTAATTTAGCGTTTGTGCCTTACATTAGCAACATGCCAGAAGTTTTACCTGACTTGAAGGCAATTGTCGGCCGGGCAGGAGCGACTAGCCTTGCGGAAATTACGGCATTGGGAATCCCCTCAATTTTGATTCCTAGTCCATACGTGACAAATGATCATCAAACTAAAAATGCGCAAAGTTTAGTGAAAGAAGACGCCGCTATTTTAATTCCAGAATCAGAATTAACCGGTGCTAGTCTTGTCAAAGCGCTAGATACATTATTTGAAACACCAGAAAAACAACATGCGATGGCCAAAGCCGCTAAGAAGAGCGGTATTCCGGATGCATCAGACCGGATTATTGAGGTTATTGAAACGATTATTTAATTGTAGAAAGAAGCGTGTGACTTGAAAAATAATAAAAAGCAGCTCGGGTCACATGATCCGCTACAGTTATTAAAGGTGTGGCGCGCCTACCAGATTAAGCGTTGGAAGCGGCAGCGTCGACAACGCTTAAAACCCGGGCGCCCCACAATTACCAACCAATTACCGCAGTTAAAGAAACAACGTGGTAAAAAGATTAGATGGCAACTAGTGGTCATTTTAGGGATTTTTACGCTAGGCAGTTTGACCGCCACTTATTTCATTTCAACCAAGAGTGATATTCAACAGTTATCGGTCAATGGCACTAAATCGGTGCCTGATCAACAGGTGATTAATGCAAGTGGTATTCAACTCGGCGATAATGTGTTGTGGCAATTAATGCAGCATAATAAAGCCAAAGCCAACATTCAAAAGAAATTGCCTAAAATTAGACAGGTTAACCTACAAGTGAGTCAAATGAATCATGTGGCAATTAATGTTTCAGAATATAAGACGGTGGGGTACATGTTTAAACATAAGCAATATTACCCAATTTTAGAAAATGGGACCATTTTAAAAACGAAAATGACTCAATCATTGGGAAATAGTCCAGTGTATAGCCATTTTAAAAATGACCGTTATTTGAAACTAGGCCTTAAACTCTATAATGATATTCCGGATAGTATTCAAAGTGCGGTTTCCGAGATTCGTTTAACGGCCCAAAACGATAATCCTTATCAAGTTCACTTATATATGAACGATGGTAATGAAGTGATTGGTGATTTGAGAACGTTAGCCAAAAAGATTAAATATTATCCAGTTTTAGTGAAACAAATGGACGGTAAAGGAAAAATTGACCTTGAAGTGGGTGCGTATTCAAAATTATTTAAGCAATCGAAGTCGTAATCGCTTAAATTATTAGTTAATAGGCTTCAAATAACATTCTAAGACTTTCTAAACGTAGTCTAAATGTGGTACTATTTAGCATAGGAATCATTTTATTCTAATTGAATGCAAGGAGGTTCCACATATTTAATGGAGAATTCAAATATATATGTTGGGCTTGATGTTGGAACTACTTCAATTAAAGTTATTGTTGCAGAATCAATGAATAAACAATTAAACGTGATTGGTGTTGGGTCGGCAAGATCTAATGGGTTGAGTCGCGGGACAATTGTCGATATTGATCAAGCAGTTTCCGCTATTCAACAAGCCGTTCAACAAGCAGAGCAAAAAGCAAATATTGAAATTACACAAGTTGTTGCAGGCATCCCAGCTAACTTATTACAAATTGAAGAATGCCAAGGGATGATTGCTGTTTCTGATCAATCAAAAGAAATCACCAGTCAAGATGTGCAAGATGTCGCAAGTGCTGCTTTAGTACGGAACTTGCCACCAGAACGCGAAATTTTAACCGTCCTCCCGATGCAATTTACGGTAGACGGTTTTGACGGGATTAAAGACCCTCGCGGGATGATGGGTGTCAGACTTGAGATGTCAGGAATTTTATTCACGGCACCTAAGACAATGATTCATAATTTAAAAAAATGTATTGAAAAAGCAGGTCTTGAACTATCACAATTAGTTGTTAATCCATTAGCATTAGGTAAATTAGCACTATCAGATGGTGAACAAGATTTTGGTGCGATTATTGTGGATTTAGGCGGCGGTCAAAGTACTGCAGCGGTTATTCATGATCATCAATTAAAATTTACTGCAATTGACCAAGAAGGTGGCGACCATATCACCAAAGATATTTCAGTGGTCTTAAATACATCAATTGAAAATGCAGAAAAAGCCAAACGTGATTATGGGAATGCTGATTCACTAGTTGCTTCAGAGGAAGAACAAATTCCAATCGAAGTCGTCGGTCAAACCGCGCCCATTCAAATCACGGAGAAGAAACTAGCTGAAATTATCGAAGCACGGATGATGCAAATCTTTGATCGCCTCAAGGCGGCCTTGGATAAAGTCAATGCGTTCGATATGCCGGGCGGAATTATTATGACTGGCGGTGTGACAGCTTTACCTGGAATTGTTGATTTAGCTCAGGAAGTTTTTAATTGTCCGGTTAAACTCTACATTCCAGATCAAATGGGATTACGTCATCCTTCGTTTGCGCAAGGGTTAAGTTTAATTAACTACATAGCTAACTTGACGGAAGTGGATTGGCTGGTTCAAAGTGCGCTTGGCAATGTCGAGCAATTTGAAGCACGTCAAACAGTAACGAAGTCAACTGCTAAGACTCAAGCGACACCTAAAGAAGCACCACAAAAGAAACATAAAACTGAATCAAAGCATACATTCGAAGGCCTAAAAAGTTTCTTTAGTAACTTTTTTGAATAGGGCTAGTCGTTACAGGAGGAAAAGCATATGGAATATTCATTAGATGCGGAACAAGAAAACAATGGCGCAGTTATTAAAGTAATTGGTGTCGGCGGTGCTGGTGGCAATGCCGTTAACCGAATGATCGATGAAGGTGTAAAAGGCGTTCATTTTATCGCGGCTAATACTGACGTACAAGCGCTCGAAGATTCAAAAGCAGAAACTAAAATCCAATTAGGACCTAAATTAACACGTGGTTTAGGGGCCGGTTCAACACCTGATATTGGCCAAAAAGCTGCTGAAGAAAGCGAAGAAGTTTTAGCAGAAGCCTTAAAAGGCGCTGATTTAATCTTCGTTACAGGCGGTATGGGTGGCGGTACTGGTACCGGTGCTGCTCCAGTGGTCGCTAAAGTTGCTAAAGACTTAGGCGCATTGACGGTGGGGGTTGTTACACGACCATTTACATTTGAAGGTCCTAAACGTGGTAAAAACGCTGCTTCAGGGATTGCTGAATTAAAACAACACGTTGATACATTAGTCATTATTGCTAATAACCGTTTACTTGAAATTGTTGACAAGAAGACACCAATGTTAGAAGCTTTCCATGAAGCTGATAATGTTTTACGTCAAGGGGTTCAAGGCATTTCTGATTTAATCACTTCACCTGGTTATGTTAACTTGGATTTCGCTGATGTTAAAACCGTGATGGCCAACCAAGGTTCTGCCTTGATGGGGATTGGTTCAGCGACTGGTGAAAACCGGACAGCAGAAGCAACGAAGAAGGCTATTTCATCACCATTATTGGAAGTTTCAATCGATGGCGCAGAAC
This DNA window, taken from Latilactobacillus sakei, encodes the following:
- a CDS encoding cell division protein FtsQ produces the protein MKNNKKQLGSHDPLQLLKVWRAYQIKRWKRQRRQRLKPGRPTITNQLPQLKKQRGKKIRWQLVVILGIFTLGSLTATYFISTKSDIQQLSVNGTKSVPDQQVINASGIQLGDNVLWQLMQHNKAKANIQKKLPKIRQVNLQVSQMNHVAINVSEYKTVGYMFKHKQYYPILENGTILKTKMTQSLGNSPVYSHFKNDRYLKLGLKLYNDIPDSIQSAVSEIRLTAQNDNPYQVHLYMNDGNEVIGDLRTLAKKIKYYPVLVKQMDGKGKIDLEVGAYSKLFKQSKS
- the ftsL gene encoding cell division protein FtsL encodes the protein MMMATNAARQLTTPESIPSQVQEPARQSAQQTTQKVAYSTLEKLAVTVIGIAFFAMLVSLLSTKIAVVNAQRTLENTTQDMSQTRAKNNDLKQEIGELTSSDRLDAFAKKNNLKLNENNIRNVAK
- a CDS encoding UDP-N-acetylmuramoyl-L-alanine--D-glutamate ligase codes for the protein MRTIATYQNQSVLVLGLGKSGINAAKLLLQLGAKVTVNDGQDQEDTPAVAELRALGATVITGSHPIALFEEGFQYLFKNPGIRYDNPMVAEAIKREIPVLTEPELAYEVSEADWVSVTGSNGKTTTTTLIALMLNYQRAQGHAYAAGNIGIPLSEVAQKATAQDTMVTELSSFQLMGTTTVRPKVAVLTNIYEAHLDYHGSRENYVQAKMRIVQNQTASDYFVVNWDLPELRTLSQQTKAQVVPFSRLGASEAGAYVKDGQLCFKGEVIMPVTDINVPGDHNVENALAALAAAKLMGQSNEAIIEVLTTFTGVKHRMQFVKEFAGRRFYNDSKATNMEATEVALKSFKQPIVLIAGGLDRGFTFDPLTDLLKAHVKAIILYGETKQLLAQTAKEAGIETIEIVDQLTEAVPAAYAASQEGDVILLSPACASWDQFKTFEERGDVYIDAVEQITE
- a CDS encoding penicillin-binding protein, whose amino-acid sequence is MLIIAAIFLIFMGRFAYIAATGHIAGVDLTKRSNKKYEGDSVIRAQRGTIYDSSGNVLAQDTNAYAVYAVLSHDYVTADKKPLYVTDKKKTAKALSKYLPMSEANIYKQLTPKNKAVYQVEFGSAGQNLSLSIKRKIEKQNLTGIYFKESPTRLYPNGTFASHVVGIAQTPKGSEDSGNQDLVGVMGVEKYFNEQLTGQDGYKNLTKDSYGYSINQNKNKVKAAKNGQDVYLTLDSRLQSYLESLLSKVNKKYQPASMNAVLMNAKTGEILAASQRPTFNASTKKGIGDVWRDTLVEDGYEPGSVLKIATLSAAIDSGHYNPDQYYKSGSVLVSGKKISDWQTAGWGMIPLSQAFARSSNVGMVKLEQEMGAQTWKSYIEKFGFLKKTGIELPGETAGTLQYERPLDQATTSFGQGINVNVMQMLQMTSAIANNGTMIKPQILAGVGQEHQITPIKAGKPIKASTAKKVMQNMEDVVYKDYGTGQVYQIPGYKIAAKTGTAQITDPNGGYLTGASNYIFSVSGIAPADDPKYVLYITMKQPGNMTDSAETILSQVFNPMMKRALEYTKEAEKDKQQQVKVASVLSQSTKDAQKRLEAQNLKTTLVGSGNLVVQQLPKAGSVILPNQRVLLMTNGAMTMPDVNGWSKNDLLKLAQLTGIDVDIKGSGYAYHQSLAVNSLLDGVKQIKVQLK
- the murG gene encoding undecaprenyldiphospho-muramoylpentapeptide beta-N-acetylglucosaminyltransferase — translated: MRVMISGGGTGGHIYPALALIERLKQRGLLDAVLYVGTERGLESKIVPDQGIAFKTLEIQGFKRSMNLNGIKTNLKTIELFMSSIKSAKKMIKEFKPDVVIGTGGYVSGSLLYAASRLKVPTIIHEQNSAAGVTNKFLARFVDKVAISFESVSDQFPMHKVVLTGNPRAQQVAGMVPNERLSEFGLKTDSPTVMIFGGSRGAPSINKAFIDAVPLLNERDYQVLFVSGQVHYENVQAALANTTLNSNLAFVPYISNMPEVLPDLKAIVGRAGATSLAEITALGIPSILIPSPYVTNDHQTKNAQSLVKEDAAILIPESELTGASLVKALDTLFETPEKQHAMAKAAKKSGIPDASDRIIEVIETII
- the ftsA gene encoding cell division protein FtsA, which codes for MENSNIYVGLDVGTTSIKVIVAESMNKQLNVIGVGSARSNGLSRGTIVDIDQAVSAIQQAVQQAEQKANIEITQVVAGIPANLLQIEECQGMIAVSDQSKEITSQDVQDVASAALVRNLPPEREILTVLPMQFTVDGFDGIKDPRGMMGVRLEMSGILFTAPKTMIHNLKKCIEKAGLELSQLVVNPLALGKLALSDGEQDFGAIIVDLGGGQSTAAVIHDHQLKFTAIDQEGGDHITKDISVVLNTSIENAEKAKRDYGNADSLVASEEEQIPIEVVGQTAPIQITEKKLAEIIEARMMQIFDRLKAALDKVNAFDMPGGIIMTGGVTALPGIVDLAQEVFNCPVKLYIPDQMGLRHPSFAQGLSLINYIANLTEVDWLVQSALGNVEQFEARQTVTKSTAKTQATPKEAPQKKHKTESKHTFEGLKSFFSNFFE
- a CDS encoding 16S rRNA (cytosine(1402)-N(4))-methyltransferase (catalyzes the methylation of the N4 position of C1402 on the 16S rRNA) produces the protein MTETFKHQSVLLKETVDALNVQPDGIYVDATLGGGGHSEYLLSQLTTGHLYSFDQDDHALESSRQRLAKYADAGQVTFIKSNFRFLKAALAEQGITKIDGILYDLGVSSPQFDDAQRGFSYKKEAPLDMRMDQGAELTAYTIVNEWSYQQLIKIFFRYGEEKFSKQVARKIEQQREIAPIETTIQLADLIKEAIPAPARRTGGHPAKRIFQAIRIAVNDELGAIEDSVEQAIPLVKVGGRISIITFQSLEDRLVKTMFKEQATLPDIPKGLPIMPGTEKTVLKLVNRKPILPTEDELTVNHRAHSAKLRVAEKQKEID
- a CDS encoding cell division protein FtsZ, whose translation is MEYSLDAEQENNGAVIKVIGVGGAGGNAVNRMIDEGVKGVHFIAANTDVQALEDSKAETKIQLGPKLTRGLGAGSTPDIGQKAAEESEEVLAEALKGADLIFVTGGMGGGTGTGAAPVVAKVAKDLGALTVGVVTRPFTFEGPKRGKNAASGIAELKQHVDTLVIIANNRLLEIVDKKTPMLEAFHEADNVLRQGVQGISDLITSPGYVNLDFADVKTVMANQGSALMGIGSATGENRTAEATKKAISSPLLEVSIDGAEQVLLNITGGPDLSLFEAQDAAGIVQQAATSEVNLIFGTSINENLGDEVVVTVIATGIDNDGKTPKRPEATQTTSQPVQPSTPKPTANDDPFGNWDMRREPNPREQAKATEKFDEVEKKDFDIFKRTAQVDSDTVDTKQDNNDVPPFFKRRRK
- a CDS encoding phospho-N-acetylmuramoyl-pentapeptide-transferase; amino-acid sequence: MLTGQFLIPLMSGFVITVIFMPLFIGYLRFKKEGQTIRDEGPKWHAKKNGTPTMGGLVFIIAAVISSIWVAIWLQQLTNSLWIALFILVLYGLLGFSDDFIKVFKKQNLGLRAWQKLAGQILGGAVFLAVYFHEGFSHALNMPFIGTISSSWFFSLFVIVWLVGFSNAVNLADGIDGLVAGLAIVSFTTYTIIAFRQNQIDVAIFGLTIIGGLIGFLIFNHKPAQIFMGDVGSLALGGALAAMSILLHREFSLLLIGLVYVIETASVMLQVASFKLFHKRIFKMSPIHHHFEMSGWSEWRIDISFWVFSIICSAIYLLIF